From Daphnia pulicaria isolate SC F1-1A chromosome 4, SC_F0-13Bv2, whole genome shotgun sequence, one genomic window encodes:
- the LOC124336630 gene encoding uncharacterized protein LOC124336630 isoform X1 encodes MGKIVSCPLVYLLLVLIFIFNKTSFIYSSPFNVSGFEADADSSKLLISYPTVFAIFDGVLKGIEDLAVAAAAGNKRNINNRSKRTPFENYFDFPNSCSLTENELEKITNLITKFYDEKDNQSTCEAKPTEVFVINSVGSSNRCNQLIESIIRNAKDVKIAINCLLKKSAESYDIRYEKLRATYKQEISKLQQKLDNAEKRFENNFKKKINDLNERVQELEKTLWGILKELENERSKVRILSLKLIQEYLENGKIHLASETFKSNLMGLDRNNIITITTNATNISMRNVIEFTSGLKDDVDAMVSGVINLFHELEKRKSLDRNTARLLQEKVDDIIQYCRDLDGTDLQETKLKLDRNVTDGLILVYNNLHFIKNNPSFYL; translated from the exons atgggaaaaatagtCAGCTGTCCATTAGTTTATTTGTTGCTGGttctaattttcatttttaacaaaacaTCATTCATTTATTCTTCACCTTTCAACGTGTCAGG ATTTGAAGCAGATGCTGACTCATCGAAACTCTTAATCAGTTATCCAACGGTCTTCGCTATTTTTGATGGCGTTTTAAAAGGAATAGAAGATTTGGCAGTAGCGGCAGCCGCTGGTAATAAAAGGAATATAAATAACAGAAGTAAAAGGACACCATTTgagaattattttgatttccccAACTCTTGTTCCTTGACGGAAAACgagcttgaaaaaattactaATTTAATTACCAAATTTTATGATGAGAAAGATAATCAGTCAACGTGTGAAGCTAAACCGACTGAAGTGTTTGTTATCAACTCAGTTGGTTCATCCAATCGCTGCAACCAGCTGATTGAATCTATCATTAGGAATGCAAAAGATGTAAAAATCGCCATCAATTGTCTTTTAAAGAAAAGTGCAGAGTCCTACGACATTCGTTACGAAAAGCTGAGAGCGACttacaaacaagaaatatcTAAATTGCAACAAAAACTGGACAACGCCGAAAAGcgatttgaaaacaatttcaaaaagaagattAACGATTTGAACGAACGTGTTCAAGAGCTGGAAAAAACTTTGTGGGGAATATTGAAAGAATTAGAGAACGAGCGCTCCAAAGTCCGAATTTTGAGTTTGAAATTGATTCAAGAGTATTTGGAAAACGGCAAAATCCATTTGGCGTCGGAAACGTTCAAAAGTAATTTGATGGGACTCGACAGAAACAATATCATTACCATAACTACGAACGCCACTAACATCTCAATGAGAAACGTTATCGAATTTACGTCCGGATTGAAAGACGACGTTGACGCAATGGTCAGTGGTGTCATTAACCTTTTCCATgagttggaaaaaagaaagagtctTGATCGAAACACTGCACGTCTTTtacaagaaaaagttgatgacATCATTCAATATTGCCGAGATCTAGATGGGACGGACTTACAGGAAACGAAATTGAAGTTGGACAGAAATGTAACTGACGGACTCATTTTGGTTTACAATAATCTCCATTTCATTAAGAATAATCCATCATTTTATCTGTAA
- the LOC124336630 gene encoding uncharacterized protein LOC124336630 isoform X2 yields MGKIVSCPLVYLLLVLIFIFNKTSFIYSSPFNVSADADSSKLLISYPTVFAIFDGVLKGIEDLAVAAAAGNKRNINNRSKRTPFENYFDFPNSCSLTENELEKITNLITKFYDEKDNQSTCEAKPTEVFVINSVGSSNRCNQLIESIIRNAKDVKIAINCLLKKSAESYDIRYEKLRATYKQEISKLQQKLDNAEKRFENNFKKKINDLNERVQELEKTLWGILKELENERSKVRILSLKLIQEYLENGKIHLASETFKSNLMGLDRNNIITITTNATNISMRNVIEFTSGLKDDVDAMVSGVINLFHELEKRKSLDRNTARLLQEKVDDIIQYCRDLDGTDLQETKLKLDRNVTDGLILVYNNLHFIKNNPSFYL; encoded by the exons atgggaaaaatagtCAGCTGTCCATTAGTTTATTTGTTGCTGGttctaattttcatttttaacaaaacaTCATTCATTTATTCTTCACCTTTCAACGTGTCAG CAGATGCTGACTCATCGAAACTCTTAATCAGTTATCCAACGGTCTTCGCTATTTTTGATGGCGTTTTAAAAGGAATAGAAGATTTGGCAGTAGCGGCAGCCGCTGGTAATAAAAGGAATATAAATAACAGAAGTAAAAGGACACCATTTgagaattattttgatttccccAACTCTTGTTCCTTGACGGAAAACgagcttgaaaaaattactaATTTAATTACCAAATTTTATGATGAGAAAGATAATCAGTCAACGTGTGAAGCTAAACCGACTGAAGTGTTTGTTATCAACTCAGTTGGTTCATCCAATCGCTGCAACCAGCTGATTGAATCTATCATTAGGAATGCAAAAGATGTAAAAATCGCCATCAATTGTCTTTTAAAGAAAAGTGCAGAGTCCTACGACATTCGTTACGAAAAGCTGAGAGCGACttacaaacaagaaatatcTAAATTGCAACAAAAACTGGACAACGCCGAAAAGcgatttgaaaacaatttcaaaaagaagattAACGATTTGAACGAACGTGTTCAAGAGCTGGAAAAAACTTTGTGGGGAATATTGAAAGAATTAGAGAACGAGCGCTCCAAAGTCCGAATTTTGAGTTTGAAATTGATTCAAGAGTATTTGGAAAACGGCAAAATCCATTTGGCGTCGGAAACGTTCAAAAGTAATTTGATGGGACTCGACAGAAACAATATCATTACCATAACTACGAACGCCACTAACATCTCAATGAGAAACGTTATCGAATTTACGTCCGGATTGAAAGACGACGTTGACGCAATGGTCAGTGGTGTCATTAACCTTTTCCATgagttggaaaaaagaaagagtctTGATCGAAACACTGCACGTCTTTtacaagaaaaagttgatgacATCATTCAATATTGCCGAGATCTAGATGGGACGGACTTACAGGAAACGAAATTGAAGTTGGACAGAAATGTAACTGACGGACTCATTTTGGTTTACAATAATCTCCATTTCATTAAGAATAATCCATCATTTTATCTGTAA
- the LOC124336630 gene encoding uncharacterized protein LOC124336630 isoform X3, translating to MGKIVSCPLVYLLLVLIFIFNKTSFIYSSPFNVSDADSSKLLISYPTVFAIFDGVLKGIEDLAVAAAAGNKRNINNRSKRTPFENYFDFPNSCSLTENELEKITNLITKFYDEKDNQSTCEAKPTEVFVINSVGSSNRCNQLIESIIRNAKDVKIAINCLLKKSAESYDIRYEKLRATYKQEISKLQQKLDNAEKRFENNFKKKINDLNERVQELEKTLWGILKELENERSKVRILSLKLIQEYLENGKIHLASETFKSNLMGLDRNNIITITTNATNISMRNVIEFTSGLKDDVDAMVSGVINLFHELEKRKSLDRNTARLLQEKVDDIIQYCRDLDGTDLQETKLKLDRNVTDGLILVYNNLHFIKNNPSFYL from the exons atgggaaaaatagtCAGCTGTCCATTAGTTTATTTGTTGCTGGttctaattttcatttttaacaaaacaTCATTCATTTATTCTTCACCTTTCAACGTGTCAG ATGCTGACTCATCGAAACTCTTAATCAGTTATCCAACGGTCTTCGCTATTTTTGATGGCGTTTTAAAAGGAATAGAAGATTTGGCAGTAGCGGCAGCCGCTGGTAATAAAAGGAATATAAATAACAGAAGTAAAAGGACACCATTTgagaattattttgatttccccAACTCTTGTTCCTTGACGGAAAACgagcttgaaaaaattactaATTTAATTACCAAATTTTATGATGAGAAAGATAATCAGTCAACGTGTGAAGCTAAACCGACTGAAGTGTTTGTTATCAACTCAGTTGGTTCATCCAATCGCTGCAACCAGCTGATTGAATCTATCATTAGGAATGCAAAAGATGTAAAAATCGCCATCAATTGTCTTTTAAAGAAAAGTGCAGAGTCCTACGACATTCGTTACGAAAAGCTGAGAGCGACttacaaacaagaaatatcTAAATTGCAACAAAAACTGGACAACGCCGAAAAGcgatttgaaaacaatttcaaaaagaagattAACGATTTGAACGAACGTGTTCAAGAGCTGGAAAAAACTTTGTGGGGAATATTGAAAGAATTAGAGAACGAGCGCTCCAAAGTCCGAATTTTGAGTTTGAAATTGATTCAAGAGTATTTGGAAAACGGCAAAATCCATTTGGCGTCGGAAACGTTCAAAAGTAATTTGATGGGACTCGACAGAAACAATATCATTACCATAACTACGAACGCCACTAACATCTCAATGAGAAACGTTATCGAATTTACGTCCGGATTGAAAGACGACGTTGACGCAATGGTCAGTGGTGTCATTAACCTTTTCCATgagttggaaaaaagaaagagtctTGATCGAAACACTGCACGTCTTTtacaagaaaaagttgatgacATCATTCAATATTGCCGAGATCTAGATGGGACGGACTTACAGGAAACGAAATTGAAGTTGGACAGAAATGTAACTGACGGACTCATTTTGGTTTACAATAATCTCCATTTCATTAAGAATAATCCATCATTTTATCTGTAA
- the LOC124336713 gene encoding uncharacterized protein LOC124336713: MEMEDDGRRTTLELLSISEIGNVFLGAPLDGQVDDIFLINSAVNEGKNNNSRMYIRHGANVVAFNVSSSGSSVNKPETWTRLWNRRFFNDAQRASYPLQTYPWLVTNTMLNDGSDGIVLRNEDGIGFYRFHPNERPIQVLGMSRDASFRDLYGWDETHRSVVLVARFYSDTRLIGVMGRQKIGKETEVKFYGASQERLKTRKPHPLFPLKKNKDNSVVAKISEAINLYTANVQRNGQDCIALRTDTQLEMHRFNDKFELQQVAKVSLVDGPWTSKLLTERFFFVDLTGQPYLDVVQFNRHGLFVYQLGVNQSSTAAIKDYTLVHYHAGFSYTNSWIAEYDESMRFVDADGDGHDDLLFTGSKGLTILTFDPVLLLWKTLLDPSSLLDTPFRFANVVGAINAVNQGVNKRESVLFILDEEKRLFVGNLLVKTVLNAPKTSHDSRPVPDITNQTLSKTSAVKIPSQVKRTTPISEKVVLRWTEQWAESLSISNLVDPVAGSVDFTLPIFEPSVSDPIPYRISLSYHSQQASLSNIVGSGWSLPLPDNYITVDYRGSIFSEDAVFYLTVDGTFLQLKPILTDVQVDDGVRLFQEYSQPKWTIKFHPKEQRWIITTETGTFTYGSARNMEAVRWNLSWPLWRGSGSDVKLLKRVPIAWYLIERQVKESGKSIIYHYEIDSVEYKNSRPASSWTAAIRLKQISVESSTAITFNYAIKEKEEYQTFGHPFDSENFVFPVRMRESHYLTGCQIVTEHYRQTLRFVYQVEKGRRLLTAIEQPIDLLVSESIFQFSYNEEEAQSAERLLTEIKLPSELKTQFRYNSIAAIDLPDPYSSVRHPVDEKPAISYSHDYAAMVFRQRQLPDKIQVKIMSAELLETLAELSPLPATTQTEGKIRSYNVLSSLPDFCIVLLETEKGNKKQMCLFYHKSKDGIRKWNKDLTCYWFHGDAIISHTESGVAVVDSNDILIFQLSADRSEWIKQKLKLPSSQSIIRLEMAGHLIVGYNDRQLFVCHPDGSKSKWQMRIIETIPNLFSGGSSIVKKFRLPSETEKMLIETLKQDILQLSSNSFVLTSLHLLDGQQLLLRMRLFLLDPDHNVVLRREFSIKTDNILQVRHEFHNNGTSYQLGYKVMNDNFFRLTVVDVSGDLWLDTQKNSPQPSKEEVLTEINALESFQKLFDTEFLVNWTAQRTVITAKGLYAGNNTLIRMTGGDWQLEEIKANKTENKNNDLPLMSIGNSFVLEETVLDANQEENHKMRNLTLYAQDPMDSNKKIGQALLRLEISPPDKIVSRYPVYLAYETRYNSTTVIFFSDNGKTLGTVFTFPDEQLVGESSSYDRLTTLAGISKEDAPEKFP; this comes from the exons ATGGAGATGGAAGACGATGGAAGAAGGACGACTCTTGAACTGCTCTCGATCTCCGAAATCGGAAATGTTTTTCTGGGTGCTCCATTGGATGGCCAAGTTGATGACATTTTCTTAATCAATTCGGCTGTGAATGAAGGTAAGAATAATAATTCTCGAATGTACATCCGTCACGGTGCCAATGTAGTCGCCTTCAACGTGTCATCCAGCGGCAGCTCAGTTAACAAACCGGAAACATGGACGCGACTATGGAACCGCCGTTTTTTCAATGACGCTCAAAGGGCGTCATATCCATTGCAAACTTATCCATGGCTCGTGACCAATACGATGCTGAACGACGGAAGTGACGGCATTGTCCTCCGCAACGAAGATGGAATCGGTTTCTACCGTTTCCATCCAAACGAGAGACCAATCCAAGTTCTAGGTATGTCGCGTGACGCCTCCTTTCGTGATCTGTACGGATGGGATGAGACCCACCGGTCCGTTGTCCTCGTCGCTCGATTCTATTCCGATACTCGGCTGATCGGAGTTATGGGCCGCCAAAAGATCGGAAAGGAAACGGAAGTTAAATTTTACGGAGCATCACAGGAGCGACTCAAGACCCGAAAACCGCATCCACTTTTTCCATTGAAGAAGAACAAAGACAACAGCGTAGTCGCAAAGATATCTGAGGCCATCAACTTGTACACGGCCAATGTCCAGCGCAACGGACAAGATTGCATAGCGCTAAGAACGGACACTCAATTGGAAATGCATCGCTTTAATGACAAATTCGAGCTCCAGCAAGTGGCCAAAGTGTCACTTGTGGACGGCCCTTGGACCTCTAAATTATTAACGGAGCGATTCTTCTTTGTCGATTTAACCGGGCAACCTTATCTTGATGTTGTCCAGTTTAATCGGCATGGACTGTTCGTGTACCAATTGGGAGTTAATCAATCGTCAACTGCCGCCATCAAAGATTATACCTTGGTTCATTATCATGCTGGATTTTCTTACACAAACAGCTGGATAGCGGAATATGACGAATCGATGCGGTTTGTAGATGCTGACGGTGATGGCCACGATGACCTGCTCTTTACTGGTTCAAAAGGACTGACTATCCTCACCTTCGATCCGGTCCTTTTGTTGTGGAAAACACTGCTGGACCCATCGTCTCTGCTGGACACTCCGTTCCGATTCGCCAATGTTGTTGGAGCCATCAATGCCGTCAACCAAGGGGTTAATAAGAGGGAGTCCGTTTTGTTCATTCTGGATGAAGAGAAGAGGCTTTTCGTGGGCAATCTTTTGGTTAAAACAGTCTTGAACGCACCAAAAACATCTCATGATTCCAGACCTGTTCCTGATATTACTAATCAAACGTTATCTAAGACTTCTGCTGTTAAGATCCCGTCTCAAGTAAAACGGACCACCCCAATATCAGAGAAAGTCGTCTTGAGGTGGACAGAACAGTGGGCCGAGTCGTTATCGATTTCAAATTTAGTCGATCCTGTGGCAGGTTCCGTCGATTTCACTTTGCCCATCTTCGAACCGAGTGTCTCCGATCCTATCCCTTATCGAATTTCGCTTTCGTACCACAGCCAACAGGCCTCACTGTCCAACATTGTCGGCTCAGGCTGGTCACTTCCTTTGCCAGACAACTACATTACCGTCGACTATCGAGGAAGTATCTTTTCTGAAGACGCGGTATTTTATTTAACCGTGGATGGAACTTTTTTACAACTGAAACCTATTTTGACCGACGTCCAAGTTGACGATGGAGTTCGGCTTTTTCAAGAATATTCACAACCTAAATGGACAATAAAATTTCACCCAAAAGAGCAGCGCTGGATAATCACCACTGAAACGGGCACGTTTACCTATGGATCAGCAAGGAATATGGAAGCCGTCCGCTGGAATTTGAGTTGGCCGCTATGGCGAGGATCAGGCAGTGATGTAAAATTGCTTAAACGAGTGCCAATCGCCTGGTATTTAATCGAACGTCAGGTGAAAGAAAGCGGTAAATCAATTATCTATCACTACGAAATCGATTCAGTGGAATACAAAAATTCCCGTCCAGCGTCCAGCTGGACAGCGGCCATTAGACTGAAACAAATCAGCGTCGAGTCATCAACAGCCATCACCTTCAATTACGCCatcaaagaaaaggaggaataCCAAACATTTGGTCACCCGTTTGATTCCGAGAACTTCGTCTTCCCGGTACGGATGAGGGAATCCCATTACTTGACCGGCTGCCAAATCGTTACTGAGCACTACAGGCAAACGCTCAGATTTGTTTATCAAGTAGAAAAGGGTCGGCGCTTGTTAACTGCCATCGAGCAGCCAATCGACTTGTTGGTAAGCGAATCCATCTTCCAGTTTAGTtacaacgaagaagaagcccaATCTGCAGAGCGATTGTTAACTGAAATAAAGTTACCCAGTGAATTAAAAACTCAATTTCGATATAATTCTATTGCTGCTATTGATTTGCCCGATCCTTATTCGTCTGTAAGGCATCCAGTCGACGAGAAACCTGCCATCAGCTACAGTCACGACTATGCGGCCATGGTATTCCGTCAACGTCAGCTACCCGACAAGATTCAGGTGAAGATTATGAGTGCTGAATTACTGGAGACATTAGCCGAATTATCCCCTTTGCCAGCAACAACGCAGACGGAAGGGAAAATTCGTTCCTATAACGTGTTATCATCCTTACCAGACTTCTGTATCGTCTTACTGGAAACGGAAAAAGGGAATAAGAAACAAATGTGTTTGTTCTATCACAAGAGCAAGGACGGCATCCGGAAATGGAATAAAGATCTCACCTGCTATTGGTTTCATGGCGATGCGATAATAAGTCACACCGAATCTGGCGTGGCCGTAGTCGACAGCAATGACATTCTGATATTTCAATTGTCAGCCGATCGATCGGAATGgatcaaacaaaaactaaaattacCATCCAGTCAGTCTATAATCCGTCTCGAAATGGCGGGTCATTTAATTGTTGGATATAACGACcgtcaactttttgtttgtcaTCCAGATGGATCGAAAAGCAAATGGCAAATGCGCATTATTGAAACAATTCCAAATCTGTTCAGCGGAGGATCAAGTATCGTAAAAAAATTCCGCTTACCATCCGAGACGGAGAAAATGTTAATTGAAACTCTTAAACAAGACATATTGCAATTGTCGAGCAATTCCTTCGTTCTCACTTCATTGCATTTGTTGGATGGCCAGCAGCTGTTATTGCGGAtgcgtttgtttcttttggatCCAGACCACAATGTGGTACTCCGCAGAGAATTCAGCATCAAAACCGACAATATTCTCCAGGTGAGACACGAATTTCACAATAATGGTACTAGTTATCAACTGGGATACAAAGTGATGAACGATAATTTCTTCCGGTTGACCGTCGTTGATGTGTCAGGTGACTTATGGTTGGACACTCAGAAAAACAGCCCACAACCCAGCAAGGAAGAAGTCCTGACAGAGATAAACGCGCTggaaagttttcaaaaattgttcgACACTGAATTCCTAGTGAACTGGACTGCCCAGCGTACGGTGATAACAGCAAAGGGACTCTATGCCGGAAACAACACACTGATACGAATGACTGGCGGTGATTGGCAACTGGAGGAAATCAAAGCAAACAaaacggaaaacaaaaataatgacTTGCCTTTGATGTCCATAGGGAATTCTTTCGTTCTAGAGGAAACTGTTCTTGATGCCAACCaggaagaaaatcataaaatgagaaatttaACGTTGTACGCGCAGGATCCAAtggattcaaataaaaaaattggccaAGCACTTCTTCGATTGGAAATCAGTCCGCCGGATAAGATCGTCAGTCGTTATCCGGTGTATTTGGCTTACGAGACTCGGTATAACAGCACGACCGTCATATTCTTCTCTGACAACGGGAAAACGTTGGGAACGGTTTTCACGTTCCCCGACGAGCAGCTGGTGGGTGAAAGTAGCTCCTACGATCGGCTTACAACACTGGCCGGCATATCAAAGGAAGACGCCCCGGAAAAATTT CCGTAA